One Halobacterium zhouii genomic region harbors:
- a CDS encoding S26 family signal peptidase yields the protein MTTGDDVPDPSGGPRAVLGWFLHTEHTAVVFFREAASSALAVGMVGLILFAVSGVWPPLVAVESGSMDPNLQKGDLVFVMEEHRFSPEYAHQGTGVVPYQVADDHDYWKIGGYGDVIVYEPYGRNGQTPVIHRARFWVNDSENWYDEANPKYVDASSCEELANCPAPHAGFITKGDNTVTNDYYDQAKGISSPVKPSWIRGTAEYRIPWLGWVRLAFSGAATPLQVPATTSLQTSTATPFQASVTIPPQASVTMPPRTPAVDAGVRERSTLDTASLSHGALDGSTREVSA from the coding sequence ATGACGACAGGCGACGACGTGCCTGACCCCAGCGGCGGTCCGCGGGCCGTGCTCGGCTGGTTTCTCCACACCGAACACACCGCTGTCGTGTTCTTCCGCGAGGCCGCCAGCAGCGCGCTCGCCGTCGGTATGGTCGGGTTGATCCTGTTCGCCGTGAGCGGCGTCTGGCCACCGCTCGTCGCCGTAGAGAGCGGGAGCATGGATCCGAACCTCCAGAAAGGAGACCTCGTGTTCGTGATGGAGGAACACCGCTTCAGTCCCGAGTACGCCCACCAGGGCACCGGCGTCGTCCCGTATCAGGTCGCCGACGACCACGACTACTGGAAGATCGGGGGGTACGGCGACGTCATCGTCTACGAACCTTACGGGCGGAACGGCCAGACGCCCGTGATACACCGCGCGAGGTTCTGGGTGAACGACAGCGAGAACTGGTACGACGAGGCGAACCCGAAGTACGTCGACGCCTCCTCGTGTGAGGAGCTCGCGAACTGCCCCGCGCCCCACGCCGGGTTCATCACGAAGGGCGACAACACCGTGACGAACGACTACTACGACCAGGCCAAGGGTATCTCCAGCCCCGTCAAGCCGTCGTGGATCCGCGGTACGGCGGAGTACCGCATCCCGTGGCTCGGCTGGGTCCGACTCGCGTTCTCCGGCGCCGCGACGCCACTCCAGGTGCCTGCGACGACGTCGCTGCAGACGTCCACAGCGACACCGTTTCAGGCATCAGTCACGATTCCACCCCAGGCGTCAGTCACAATGCCACCTCGGACGCCTGCCGTCGACGCTGGAGTGAGAGAGCGGTCGACGCTCGACACGGCCTCGCTCTCCCACGGCGCTCTCGACGGTTCCACACGGGAAGTCTCCGCGTGA
- a CDS encoding DUF7089 family protein — protein MFSERDLTDDLAGVRDAHAPGAVVLDCERDFETLPAANRDDLALLTDAITPHHYDEAWLPGDAPELLRRLTTTDFLVGAPGDGSVAWTTQTDPPVVFVKARTEGTPESFVDFLVAEALVEAGLDLPEQFLGFFEEQYRDFDAACDLDPATVYQLAVACLDAYRGLHTREVFREWDDEFPALYDAWVDAGERIAPRLEDLPRELAREETSFSDATELAVSGVKHDLELPAPFAALDTLAYRKHGAGYAVKWAEKVFE, from the coding sequence ATGTTCTCGGAGCGCGACCTCACGGACGACCTCGCGGGCGTCCGCGACGCCCACGCACCGGGCGCAGTCGTGCTGGACTGCGAGCGGGACTTCGAGACGCTCCCGGCGGCGAACCGCGACGACCTCGCGCTTCTTACCGACGCCATCACGCCCCACCACTACGACGAGGCGTGGCTCCCCGGGGACGCGCCCGAACTCCTCCGGCGACTCACCACCACCGACTTCCTGGTGGGGGCGCCGGGCGACGGGTCGGTCGCGTGGACCACTCAGACCGACCCGCCGGTGGTCTTCGTGAAGGCGCGCACCGAGGGGACCCCGGAGTCGTTCGTGGACTTCCTCGTCGCGGAGGCACTCGTCGAGGCCGGCCTCGACCTGCCGGAGCAGTTTCTGGGCTTCTTCGAGGAGCAGTATCGCGATTTCGACGCGGCCTGCGATCTGGACCCGGCTACCGTCTACCAGTTGGCCGTCGCGTGCCTCGACGCGTACCGGGGCCTCCACACGCGCGAGGTGTTCCGCGAGTGGGACGACGAGTTCCCCGCCCTCTACGACGCGTGGGTGGACGCCGGCGAGCGGATCGCGCCGCGACTCGAGGATCTTCCGCGGGAACTCGCGCGCGAGGAGACGTCGTTCTCGGACGCCACGGAACTCGCGGTCAGCGGCGTGAAACACGACCTCGAGTTACCGGCGCCGTTCGCGGCGCTGGACACGCTCGCGTACCGGAAGCACGGCGCCGGGTACGCCGTGAAGTGGGCGGAGAAGGTGTTCGAGTGA
- a CDS encoding Cdc6/Cdc18 family protein, whose translation MSDEPTPAERRRADRDFDVDLDDVLDDDEDEGDDGLFDDLLSGEPIFDNKEVLRPSYTPHELPHRKEQINNMATILVAALRGETPSNVLIYGKTGTGKTASAKFVSQELEKTSQKYEVPCEVEYINCEVTDTQYRVLAQLANTFIEQNHDWIDARVEELQDLRNEAESDASGTDASNPDSDTPESTDLAPLEDTEFDSVDEVDEQIESLLQDKADMEEVPMTGWPTDRVYATFFDAVDYVERVAVIMLDEIDKLVEKSGDDTLYNLSRMNSELDSSRVSIIGISNDLKFTDFLDPRVKSSLGEEEIVFPPYDANQLRDILQHRSEVAFKGDALTEDVIPLCAAFAAQEHGDARRALDLLRTAGELAERDQADLVTEENVRRAQDKIELDRVVEVVRTLPTQSKLVLYAILLLEDNGVHNVNTGEVYNIYKTLCDEIDADVLTQRRVTDLISELDMLGIVNAVVVSKGRYGRTKEISLSVPIEETEAVLEADSRLGDIENVTPFVQARFEN comes from the coding sequence ATGTCAGACGAACCGACGCCAGCGGAACGACGAAGGGCCGACAGGGACTTCGACGTCGACCTCGACGACGTTCTCGACGACGACGAGGACGAGGGCGACGACGGCCTGTTCGACGACCTGCTCAGCGGCGAACCCATCTTCGACAACAAGGAGGTGTTGCGGCCGTCGTACACGCCACACGAACTCCCACATCGCAAAGAACAGATCAACAACATGGCGACGATTCTCGTTGCGGCACTCCGCGGCGAGACGCCGTCGAACGTCCTCATCTACGGGAAGACCGGAACGGGGAAGACGGCGAGTGCGAAGTTCGTCAGCCAGGAACTCGAGAAGACCTCTCAGAAGTACGAGGTTCCCTGTGAGGTCGAGTACATCAACTGCGAGGTGACAGACACCCAGTATCGGGTGCTCGCGCAGCTCGCGAACACGTTCATCGAGCAGAACCACGATTGGATCGACGCGCGCGTGGAAGAACTTCAGGACCTCCGCAACGAGGCCGAATCCGATGCCTCGGGAACCGACGCGTCGAACCCAGACTCGGATACGCCCGAGAGCACCGACCTCGCTCCACTCGAAGACACGGAGTTCGACAGCGTCGACGAGGTCGATGAACAGATCGAGTCCTTGCTCCAGGACAAGGCCGACATGGAGGAGGTCCCGATGACGGGGTGGCCGACCGACCGCGTGTACGCGACGTTCTTCGACGCCGTCGACTACGTCGAGCGCGTCGCCGTCATCATGCTCGACGAGATCGACAAACTCGTCGAGAAGTCCGGGGACGACACGCTGTACAATCTCTCCCGGATGAACTCGGAACTCGACTCCTCGCGGGTCTCCATCATCGGCATCTCGAACGACCTGAAGTTCACCGACTTCCTCGACCCGCGCGTCAAGTCCTCACTCGGCGAGGAGGAGATCGTGTTCCCGCCGTACGACGCGAACCAGCTTCGGGACATCCTCCAGCACCGCTCGGAGGTGGCGTTCAAGGGCGACGCGCTCACGGAGGACGTTATCCCGTTGTGCGCGGCGTTCGCTGCACAGGAACACGGGGACGCGCGGCGCGCGCTCGACTTGCTGCGGACCGCGGGCGAACTCGCGGAGCGCGACCAGGCGGACCTCGTGACCGAGGAGAACGTCCGGAGAGCACAGGACAAGATCGAACTGGACCGCGTGGTCGAGGTCGTGCGAACGCTCCCGACTCAGAGCAAACTCGTCCTCTACGCCATCCTCCTGCTGGAGGACAACGGCGTCCACAACGTCAACACGGGCGAGGTGTACAACATCTACAAGACGCTCTGTGACGAGATCGACGCCGACGTGCTCACTCAGCGCCGCGTCACCGACCTCATCTCTGAACTGGACATGCTCGGCATCGTGAACGCAGTGGTCGTCTCGAAGGGCCGATACGGTCGCACGAAGGAGATCTCGCTCTCGGTACCCATTGAGGAGACGGAGGCGGTCCTCGAGGCCGACTCCCGTCTCGGTGACATCGAGAACGTCACCCCGTTCGTGCAGGCGCGCTTCGAGAACTGA
- the uvrB gene encoding excinuclease ABC subunit UvrB has product MSDASGPLQPDDPQAEVPFRVDAPFDPAGDQPDAIEQLAAGFEDDADEQTLLGVTGSGKTNTVSWVVEQIQKPTLVIAHNKTLAAQLYDEFKNLFPDNAVEYFVSYYDYYQPEAYVEQTDTYIDKDASINDEIDRLRHSATRSLLTRDDVIVVASVSAIYGLGDPQNYEHMSLRVERGQTIEREELLARLVDLNYERNDVDFTQGTFRVRGDTVEVFPMYGRYPVRVEFWGDEVDRMAKLDPVEGSVVSEEPAVLFHPAEHYSVPEDEMESAIEEIREDMHERVRHFERDGNLVAAQRIEERTTFDLEMMAEAGYCSGIENYSVYLSDREPGDAPYTLLDYFPDDFLTVIDESHRTVPQIKGQYAGDKSRKDSLVENGFRLPTAYDNRPLTFDEFDEKTDQTLYVSATPSDYEREQSANVVEQIVRPTHLVDPEISVADASGQVEDLLERVNQRAENDERTLVTTLTKRMAEDLTEYLEEAGVAVEYMHDETDTLERHELVRGLRLGEFDVLVGINLLREGLDIPEVSLVAILDADQQGFLRSRTSLIQTMGRAARNVEGEVVLYADETTDAMQEAIDETQRRRRIQREFNEEHGTTPTTIEKEVSETNLPGSGSDTASVSEDGPADAQEAAVLVDELEERMDAAAGNLEFELAADLRDRIRELREEHDLGGDDGDADGVAPEPDDW; this is encoded by the coding sequence ATGAGCGACGCCAGCGGCCCCCTCCAGCCGGACGACCCGCAGGCGGAAGTACCGTTCCGCGTGGACGCCCCGTTCGACCCCGCCGGCGACCAGCCAGACGCCATCGAACAACTGGCCGCCGGGTTCGAGGACGATGCAGACGAGCAGACACTGCTCGGGGTCACGGGCTCCGGGAAGACGAACACCGTCTCCTGGGTGGTCGAGCAGATACAGAAACCCACCCTGGTCATCGCGCACAACAAGACCCTCGCCGCCCAGTTGTACGACGAGTTCAAGAACCTGTTTCCGGACAACGCCGTGGAGTACTTCGTCTCCTACTACGACTACTACCAGCCCGAGGCGTACGTCGAGCAGACGGACACGTACATCGACAAGGACGCCTCCATCAACGACGAGATCGACCGACTGCGTCACTCCGCGACGCGCTCGCTTTTGACGCGGGACGACGTCATCGTGGTCGCGTCGGTGTCGGCCATCTACGGTCTCGGTGACCCGCAGAACTACGAGCACATGTCCCTGCGCGTAGAGCGCGGGCAGACCATCGAACGCGAGGAGTTGCTCGCGCGCCTCGTGGACCTGAACTACGAGCGCAACGACGTGGACTTCACGCAGGGCACGTTCCGCGTTCGCGGCGACACCGTCGAGGTGTTCCCGATGTACGGGCGCTATCCCGTGCGCGTGGAGTTCTGGGGCGACGAGGTCGACCGGATGGCGAAACTCGACCCCGTGGAGGGGTCGGTCGTCAGCGAGGAGCCGGCGGTCCTCTTCCACCCGGCGGAGCACTACTCGGTGCCCGAGGACGAGATGGAGAGCGCCATCGAGGAAATCCGCGAGGATATGCACGAGCGCGTCCGGCACTTCGAGCGCGACGGCAACCTCGTGGCGGCCCAGCGAATCGAGGAGCGCACCACCTTCGACCTGGAGATGATGGCCGAAGCGGGCTACTGTTCGGGCATCGAGAACTACTCGGTGTACCTCTCGGACCGCGAACCCGGGGACGCGCCGTACACGCTCCTGGACTACTTCCCGGACGACTTCCTGACGGTCATCGACGAGTCACATCGCACCGTCCCCCAGATCAAGGGCCAGTACGCGGGCGACAAGTCCCGGAAGGATAGCCTGGTGGAGAACGGCTTCCGCCTGCCGACGGCGTACGACAACCGCCCGCTGACTTTCGACGAGTTCGACGAGAAGACCGACCAGACGCTGTACGTCTCCGCGACGCCGAGCGACTACGAGCGCGAGCAGTCCGCGAACGTGGTCGAGCAGATTGTCCGTCCGACCCACCTCGTGGACCCCGAGATTTCGGTCGCGGACGCCAGCGGACAGGTCGAGGACTTGCTGGAGCGCGTGAACCAGCGGGCGGAGAACGACGAGCGCACGCTCGTCACGACGCTCACGAAGCGAATGGCCGAGGACCTCACCGAGTATCTCGAGGAAGCCGGCGTCGCCGTCGAGTACATGCACGACGAGACGGACACGCTCGAACGCCACGAACTCGTGCGGGGGCTCCGACTCGGCGAGTTCGACGTGCTGGTCGGCATCAACCTCCTTCGCGAGGGCCTGGACATCCCGGAGGTCAGCCTCGTAGCGATCCTCGACGCCGACCAGCAGGGATTCCTGCGCTCCCGCACGTCACTCATCCAGACGATGGGACGGGCGGCGCGCAACGTCGAAGGCGAGGTCGTCCTGTACGCCGACGAGACGACCGACGCGATGCAGGAGGCAATCGACGAGACCCAGCGCCGCCGCCGCATCCAGCGGGAGTTCAACGAGGAGCACGGCACCACCCCGACCACCATCGAGAAGGAGGTCTCGGAGACGAATCTCCCGGGGTCGGGATCGGACACCGCCTCGGTCTCCGAGGACGGCCCTGCGGACGCCCAGGAGGCCGCGGTGCTCGTCGACGAACTCGAGGAGCGCATGGACGCCGCCGCGGGCAACCTCGAGTTCGAGCTCGCGGCGGACCTCCGGGACCGCATCCGGGAACTCCGCGAGGAGCACGACCTCGGCGGTGACGACGGCGACGC
- a CDS encoding DUF2073 domain-containing protein encodes MPEITNGDGEDGVQIDLISGDRMAGKTSMEKIRMILDGVRDGKIVILEAGLTPDEESKLIEVTMSEINPDGFSGIEIESFPQSETNDTSLLGRLMGRESTSKLTVIGPANQIQSLHKDETLISALISRK; translated from the coding sequence ATGCCTGAGATCACGAACGGTGACGGCGAGGACGGCGTCCAGATCGATCTCATCAGCGGCGACCGTATGGCCGGGAAGACGTCGATGGAGAAGATCCGGATGATCTTAGACGGCGTCCGAGACGGCAAGATCGTCATTCTGGAGGCCGGATTGACGCCCGACGAGGAGTCGAAACTCATCGAGGTGACGATGAGCGAGATCAACCCGGACGGCTTCTCCGGCATCGAGATCGAGAGCTTCCCGCAGTCCGAGACCAACGATACGAGTCTGCTCGGTCGGCTGATGGGTCGCGAGTCGACCTCGAAGCTGACGGTCATCGGGCCGGCGAACCAGATCCAGTCCCTGCACAAGGACGAGACGCTCATCAGCGCACTCATCTCACGCAAGTAA
- a CDS encoding MATE family efflux transporter — translation MRLRQRTRSALASLAAVFAALSSRIGALLAAFPALLARLGVLDREKGEEAFDLAVPAMVTGGLRTLLRTADFLMVSVAAGSTAVAALEFGFQYYFIPFGLALALTSGTISVVSRLKGAEDDVGADFAIKQSLWLSVLISVPITVGTWVYADFLVGLLAHDPQTTALGADYLRVVMLSVAFRFWSMTAARALAGAGDTRTPMYVRLVTLPTNIVLNALLIFGLLGFPKLGVVGAAWGTAAANTLAGVAFFAVLLSGRWSVQLHLGGKQWDWAVAREIVRVALPLAGTRLSRTLGRFPFLFVLGVFGPTVVAAYAIARRVMLLALMPAWGYSTASSTLVGQRLGAGDPDEAAEYGWQTLRIALATQLLIGAVIFAAATPIARAFDAGNLELTVTFVRVFGLGVAAFSVSRTLRGGLRGAGDTRWPFYGGIISTYVVRLPLAFVALPVGFAFTFGPLSLGPLAIPALSFSPGLGFGLVAIYAAILGDMYARAAVNLVRFRSGAWRAYGAPATAD, via the coding sequence ATGCGTCTTCGCCAGCGAACCCGGTCGGCCCTCGCCTCCCTCGCCGCGGTGTTCGCGGCGCTCTCCAGTCGAATTGGGGCGTTGCTCGCAGCGTTCCCCGCGCTACTCGCTCGACTCGGCGTGCTCGACCGCGAGAAGGGCGAGGAGGCCTTCGACCTGGCGGTTCCCGCGATGGTCACCGGTGGCCTGCGGACCCTGCTCCGCACCGCGGACTTCCTGATGGTGAGCGTCGCCGCCGGGTCGACGGCCGTCGCCGCCCTCGAGTTCGGGTTCCAGTACTACTTCATCCCGTTCGGTCTCGCACTCGCGCTCACGAGTGGCACCATCAGCGTCGTCTCCCGACTGAAGGGCGCCGAGGACGACGTCGGCGCGGACTTCGCCATCAAGCAGTCGCTGTGGCTCTCCGTCCTCATCTCCGTGCCGATCACGGTCGGGACGTGGGTGTACGCGGACTTCCTCGTCGGCCTGCTCGCCCACGACCCACAGACCACCGCACTCGGCGCCGACTACCTGCGCGTGGTGATGCTCTCCGTGGCGTTCCGGTTCTGGAGCATGACCGCGGCGCGAGCGCTCGCGGGCGCGGGCGACACCCGCACACCGATGTACGTCCGCCTGGTGACGCTCCCGACGAACATCGTGTTGAACGCGTTGCTCATCTTCGGCCTGCTCGGCTTCCCGAAACTGGGCGTCGTCGGCGCGGCGTGGGGGACCGCGGCCGCGAACACGCTCGCGGGCGTGGCGTTCTTCGCGGTCCTGCTGTCGGGTCGATGGAGCGTGCAGTTGCACCTCGGCGGGAAGCAGTGGGACTGGGCGGTCGCCAGGGAGATCGTGCGCGTCGCGCTGCCGCTCGCCGGTACGCGACTCTCACGGACGCTCGGCCGGTTCCCGTTCCTGTTCGTGCTCGGCGTGTTCGGACCGACGGTGGTCGCGGCGTACGCCATCGCGCGCCGCGTGATGTTGCTCGCGCTGATGCCCGCGTGGGGGTACTCGACGGCTTCCTCGACGCTCGTCGGTCAGCGCCTCGGTGCGGGCGACCCGGACGAGGCCGCCGAGTACGGGTGGCAGACGCTGCGCATCGCGCTCGCCACCCAGTTACTCATCGGCGCGGTCATCTTCGCCGCGGCGACGCCCATCGCGCGGGCGTTCGACGCCGGCAACCTCGAGCTCACGGTGACGTTCGTGCGCGTGTTCGGCCTCGGCGTCGCCGCCTTCTCCGTGTCTCGAACGCTGCGCGGCGGCTTGCGCGGCGCGGGGGACACCCGGTGGCCGTTCTACGGCGGCATCATCAGCACGTACGTGGTGCGCCTTCCACTCGCGTTCGTCGCCCTCCCGGTCGGGTTCGCGTTCACGTTCGGTCCGCTCTCGCTCGGGCCGCTGGCCATCCCCGCGCTCTCGTTCTCGCCGGGCCTGGGTTTCGGTCTCGTGGCCATCTACGCGGCCATTCTCGGGGACATGTACGCGCGTGCGGCGGTCAACCTGGTGCGTTTCAGGTCCGGCGCGTGGCGGGCGTACGGCGCGCCGGCGACGGCGGACTAG
- a CDS encoding DUF7090 family protein, translating into MDYDLAIDGAPDTVPGGTVVLLLHPSTGETDRIDTDFLKTDTDHFLVVSTRTTAREVTQKLEHYGVDEEKADILDTLSVERGYSRRGAAHIHYVSAPDDVDGILTSVERFLGDNPGKRRVSFDSLTELAYYADEERALDALVRLGDLLEEHDAVALVHVSREVHDDDTITGFEDASDLVIELDDDGTVTADY; encoded by the coding sequence ATGGACTACGACCTCGCCATCGACGGCGCACCCGATACGGTCCCCGGCGGCACCGTCGTGTTGCTCCTCCACCCGAGCACCGGCGAGACGGACCGCATCGACACCGACTTCCTGAAGACCGACACCGACCACTTCCTGGTCGTCTCCACGCGAACCACAGCCCGCGAGGTGACCCAGAAACTCGAACACTACGGCGTGGACGAGGAGAAGGCCGACATCCTCGACACGCTCAGCGTCGAGCGCGGCTACTCCCGGCGCGGCGCGGCCCACATCCACTACGTCTCCGCACCAGACGACGTCGACGGCATCCTCACGTCCGTCGAGCGGTTTCTCGGCGACAACCCCGGGAAACGCCGCGTGAGTTTCGACTCGCTGACCGAACTCGCGTACTACGCCGACGAAGAGCGCGCGCTCGACGCACTCGTCCGCCTCGGCGACCTCCTCGAGGAACACGACGCCGTCGCGCTCGTCCACGTCTCCCGTGAGGTCCACGACGACGACACCATCACGGGCTTCGAGGACGCCAGCGACCTCGTCATCGAACTCGACGACGACGGCACCGTCACCGCCGACTACTGA
- a CDS encoding DNA-directed DNA polymerase II small subunit — MPLEPPVRVVRELTSRGYNAEREAVTLLANADEPAAAVERAVDIAPSDALTLTVDHVREAVGGAESRGPTASGAGGSVAESPSGESASAANTPSSRGNNSHDNQDTGGRSPGETTGVETGAEESTKVDSGTGSASQQRTRDANADADAGHQNLDIAGDITGESTGTGEYKDFVATFRDRYERLSKKLRGRVNHRPTDALHSMPGGSEAATVGMVNDVRSTASGHWLVELEDTNGVFPVLVMKDRDIAAHVDELLTDEVIAVEGSLSSDGGILFVDELYFPDIPRTHEPNTADRHVQAALVSDVHVGSQEFAGREWTTFADWLHTEEADPVEYLLVAGDMVEGVGVYPGQDEELDIVDIYEQYETFAEHLKDVPGDMEIVMIPGNHDTVRLAEPQPAFDDELRDIMSAHDATITGNPSTVTVEGVDILMYHGVSIDEVIAEHPGEDVSYDAPHKAMEQLLKKRHVAPQFGGRTRLAPEKEDYLVIDEVPDVFHTGHVHKLGVGGYHNVRLVNSGCWQHQTAFQESVNIQPDVATAPILDLDTLDVTVRKFR; from the coding sequence GTGCCTTTGGAGCCGCCGGTTCGCGTCGTTAGGGAACTCACGAGCCGCGGCTACAACGCCGAACGCGAGGCGGTGACGCTGCTCGCGAACGCCGACGAACCGGCCGCCGCCGTCGAGCGGGCGGTGGACATCGCGCCCAGTGACGCGCTCACGCTGACCGTCGACCACGTCCGCGAAGCGGTCGGCGGCGCGGAATCCCGCGGGCCAACGGCGTCTGGCGCGGGTGGAAGCGTCGCCGAATCCCCGAGTGGTGAGTCAGCCAGCGCCGCGAACACCCCTAGTTCCCGTGGAAACAATTCTCACGATAACCAGGACACTGGGGGGCGTTCTCCAGGTGAAACGACAGGGGTTGAAACTGGAGCGGAGGAATCGACAAAGGTCGATAGCGGAACGGGCAGCGCGTCCCAGCAGCGCACTCGCGACGCGAACGCCGACGCAGACGCCGGCCACCAGAATCTCGACATCGCGGGCGACATCACCGGCGAATCCACGGGGACCGGCGAGTACAAGGACTTCGTCGCGACGTTCCGCGACCGCTACGAGCGCCTCTCGAAGAAACTCCGCGGGCGCGTCAACCACCGCCCGACGGACGCGCTTCACTCGATGCCCGGCGGCAGCGAGGCCGCCACCGTCGGCATGGTCAACGACGTCCGTTCCACAGCGAGCGGGCACTGGCTCGTGGAACTCGAGGACACAAACGGCGTGTTCCCCGTGCTCGTGATGAAAGACCGCGACATCGCCGCGCACGTCGACGAACTCCTCACCGACGAGGTCATCGCCGTCGAGGGGTCGCTCTCCTCGGACGGCGGCATCCTGTTCGTCGACGAACTCTACTTCCCGGACATCCCGCGCACGCACGAGCCGAACACCGCCGACCGCCACGTCCAGGCCGCGCTCGTCTCCGACGTCCACGTCGGCAGCCAGGAGTTCGCCGGCCGCGAGTGGACGACGTTCGCGGACTGGCTCCACACCGAGGAAGCCGACCCCGTCGAGTACCTCCTCGTCGCGGGCGACATGGTCGAGGGCGTCGGCGTCTACCCCGGCCAGGACGAGGAACTCGACATCGTCGACATCTACGAGCAGTACGAGACGTTCGCAGAACACCTCAAGGACGTTCCCGGCGACATGGAGATCGTGATGATTCCCGGGAACCACGACACCGTCCGTCTCGCGGAACCCCAGCCCGCCTTCGACGACGAACTCCGGGACATCATGTCTGCCCACGACGCCACCATCACCGGCAACCCCTCCACCGTCACCGTCGAGGGCGTCGATATTCTGATGTACCACGGCGTCTCCATCGACGAGGTCATCGCCGAACACCCCGGCGAGGACGTCTCCTACGACGCTCCGCACAAAGCCATGGAGCAACTCCTCAAGAAGCGCCACGTCGCCCCGCAGTTCGGCGGCCGCACCCGCCTCGCGCCCGAAAAAGAGGACTACCTCGTCATCGACGAGGTGCCGGACGTCTTCCACACCGGCCACGTCCACAAACTCGGCGTCGGCGGCTACCACAACGTTCGCCTGGTGAACTCCGGTTGCTGGCAACACCAGACCGCTTTCCAGGAATCCGTCAACATCCAGCCCGACGTTGCCACCGCTCCGATCCTCGACCTGGATACGCTGGACGTGACGGTCAGGAAGTTCCGCTAG
- a CDS encoding OapC/ArvC family zinc-ribbon domain-containing protein translates to MPHQCTNCGHVFNDGSKEMLSGCPDCGGNKFQYHPGEVPEEPGDTEPSEPPEPEGGSVSSAVGRAANRVRDAVTSDQTAVRGNSPPETEGVSGGAVSDSSPTAGDESASASSERSNASARSSGGADGEEPSASADQSDASGSLDAPESSGASEEDIAQASARSDVVDRNSLPDASQDGRVVKEPDDPEDRPDIDSLRAELNDQFESIRIVAPGQYELNLMELYDRQEYIIALQENGRYVIEVPDAWDAPEPGDE, encoded by the coding sequence ATGCCTCACCAGTGTACGAACTGCGGGCACGTCTTCAACGACGGCTCGAAGGAGATGCTGTCGGGGTGTCCGGACTGCGGCGGGAACAAGTTCCAGTACCACCCCGGCGAGGTGCCCGAGGAACCCGGAGACACGGAACCCTCCGAGCCGCCAGAACCGGAAGGGGGGTCCGTCTCGAGTGCGGTCGGACGCGCGGCGAACCGGGTTCGTGACGCCGTGACGAGCGATCAGACGGCTGTCCGAGGAAATTCTCCACCGGAAACGGAGGGGGTCTCTGGTGGTGCCGTGAGCGATTCGTCGCCGACTGCTGGCGACGAGAGTGCGAGTGCGTCCAGCGAGCGGTCGAATGCGTCCGCGCGCTCGAGTGGAGGGGCCGACGGCGAAGAGCCGAGTGCGTCCGCAGACCAATCGGACGCGTCTGGGAGCTTAGACGCGCCCGAGAGCTCAGGCGCGTCCGAGGAGGACATCGCGCAGGCGAGCGCGCGAAGCGACGTCGTCGACCGGAACTCCCTGCCGGACGCTTCACAGGACGGGCGCGTCGTCAAGGAACCCGACGACCCCGAGGACCGCCCCGACATCGATTCGCTCCGGGCGGAACTGAACGACCAGTTCGAGTCCATCCGCATCGTCGCACCCGGACAGTATGAGCTCAACCTGATGGAGCTGTACGACCGCCAGGAGTACATCATCGCGCTCCAGGAGAACGGTCGGTACGTCATCGAGGTGCCGGACGCCTGGGACGCGCCGGAACCGGGCGACGAGTAG
- a CDS encoding Era-like GTP-binding protein yields the protein MGLFAELRDSISRVTASLFDDDSEPKRIGIYGPPNAGKTTLANRIARDWTGDAVGPESHIPHETRRARRKENVEIERNGKTVTIDIVDTPGVTTKVDYSEFLDHDMEKDEAVRRSREATEGVAEAMHWLREDVDGVIYVLDSTTDPFTQVNTMLIGIIESRELPVLILANKTDLDGANIQQISNAFPQHETIPLSALEGENMDEVYEKIAEYFA from the coding sequence ATGGGACTGTTCGCAGAACTCAGAGACAGCATCTCCCGGGTCACGGCGAGCCTCTTCGACGACGACTCGGAACCGAAACGCATCGGAATATACGGCCCGCCTAACGCGGGTAAGACGACGCTAGCGAACCGCATCGCTCGCGACTGGACCGGCGACGCCGTCGGCCCGGAGAGTCACATTCCGCACGAGACGCGCCGCGCGCGTCGAAAGGAGAACGTCGAGATCGAGCGCAACGGGAAGACCGTCACAATCGACATCGTCGACACGCCCGGCGTGACGACGAAAGTCGACTACTCGGAGTTCCTCGACCACGACATGGAGAAAGACGAGGCTGTGCGTCGCTCCCGCGAGGCCACGGAAGGTGTCGCGGAGGCGATGCACTGGCTCCGCGAGGACGTCGATGGCGTCATCTACGTTCTGGACTCCACGACGGATCCGTTCACGCAGGTGAACACGATGCTCATCGGCATCATCGAGAGCCGAGAGCTGCCCGTGCTCATCCTCGCGAACAAGACCGACCTCGACGGCGCGAACATCCAGCAGATCTCGAACGCGTTCCCCCAGCACGAGACGATTCCGCTCTCGGCCCTGGAGGGCGAGAACATGGACGAGGTCTACGAGAAGATCGCGGAGTACTTCGCCTAA